In Shinella sp. XGS7, a single genomic region encodes these proteins:
- a CDS encoding acyl-CoA dehydrogenase family protein, which produces MHLKHLDWPFFEPRHRELAAALDAWCATHLEAAHGEDVDAECRSLVKALGQGGWLQHAVAAGEGQAIDTRAICLLRETLARYNGLADFAFAMQGLGSGAISLQGTPAQRERYLPRVARGEALAAFALSEPEAGSDVAAMQCSAVADGDDYVINGEKTWISNGGIADFYVLFARTGEAPGARGISAFIVDAGLPGFEIAERIEVIAPHPLARLKFSNCRVPRSQMIGAPGEGFKVAMRTLDVFRTSVAAAALGFARRALEEGLRQSRERAMFGATLADLPLTQAKLAEMACGVDSSALLVYRAAWQRDQGQTITREAAMAKLMATESAQRVIDAAVQLHGGRGVRRGEVVESLYREIRALRIYEGASEVQQLIIGRDLLKNG; this is translated from the coding sequence ATGCATCTCAAGCACCTGGACTGGCCCTTCTTCGAGCCGCGGCACCGCGAGCTGGCCGCGGCGCTCGACGCCTGGTGCGCCACCCATCTGGAGGCCGCCCATGGCGAGGATGTGGACGCCGAATGCCGCAGCCTGGTCAAGGCCCTGGGGCAGGGCGGCTGGCTGCAGCATGCGGTGGCCGCCGGCGAGGGTCAGGCCATAGACACCCGCGCCATCTGCCTGCTGCGCGAGACGCTGGCGCGCTACAACGGCCTGGCCGATTTCGCCTTTGCCATGCAGGGCCTGGGCTCGGGCGCCATCTCCCTGCAGGGCACGCCGGCTCAGCGCGAGCGCTATCTGCCGCGCGTGGCGCGCGGCGAAGCCCTGGCGGCCTTTGCGCTCTCCGAGCCCGAGGCGGGGTCGGACGTGGCGGCCATGCAGTGCAGCGCCGTGGCCGATGGTGATGACTATGTGATCAACGGCGAGAAGACCTGGATCTCCAACGGGGGCATCGCGGACTTCTATGTGCTGTTTGCGCGCACGGGGGAAGCGCCCGGCGCCCGCGGCATCAGCGCCTTCATCGTGGATGCCGGCCTGCCCGGCTTCGAGATTGCCGAGCGCATCGAGGTGATCGCGCCGCACCCGCTGGCGCGCCTGAAGTTCAGCAATTGCCGCGTGCCGCGCAGCCAGATGATCGGCGCGCCGGGCGAGGGCTTCAAGGTGGCCATGCGCACCCTGGATGTGTTCCGCACCTCGGTGGCCGCCGCGGCCCTGGGCTTTGCGCGCCGCGCCCTGGAAGAAGGGCTGCGCCAATCGCGCGAGCGCGCCATGTTTGGCGCGACTCTTGCTGATCTGCCGCTGACGCAGGCCAAGCTGGCCGAGATGGCTTGCGGCGTGGACAGCTCGGCCCTGCTGGTCTATCGCGCCGCCTGGCAGCGCGACCAGGGCCAGACCATCACCCGCGAGGCCGCCATGGCCAAGCTGATGGCCACCGAGAGCGCGCAGCGCGTGATCGACGCCGCGGTGCAGCTGCACGGCGGACGCGGCGTGCGGCGCGGCGAGGTGGTGGAGTCGCTCTACCGGGAGATCCGCGCGCTGCGGATCTACGAGGGCGCCAGTGAAGTCCAGCAGTTGATCATCGGTCGAGACCTTTTGAAGAACGGCTAA
- a CDS encoding enoyl-CoA hydratase family protein, which yields MDQHLIAGNRQSLADYRPQHFLWEQRGAVGLITLNRPERKNPLTFESYAELRDLFRTLSYVDEVRAIVLQGAGGNFCSGGDVHEIIGPLTKMSMPDLLAFTRMTGDLVKAMRACPQPIIAALDGVCAGAGAIMAMASDLRVGTARSKTAFLFTRVGLAGCDMGACAILPRIVGQGRASDLLYSGRSLGGEEGYQWGFLNRLLEPEVLLENALSWAGEIASGPSFGHAMTKKMLHQEWAMGVDEAIESEAQAQAICMMTQDFHRAYHAFVAKQRPEFKGD from the coding sequence ATGGACCAACACCTGATCGCGGGCAACCGCCAGAGCCTGGCCGACTACCGGCCCCAGCACTTCCTCTGGGAGCAGCGCGGCGCCGTGGGCTTGATCACCCTGAACCGCCCGGAGCGCAAGAACCCGCTGACCTTCGAGTCCTATGCCGAACTGCGCGATCTCTTTCGCACGCTCAGCTATGTGGACGAGGTGCGCGCCATCGTGCTGCAGGGCGCGGGCGGCAATTTCTGCTCGGGTGGCGATGTGCACGAGATCATCGGCCCACTCACCAAGATGAGCATGCCCGATCTGCTGGCCTTCACGCGCATGACCGGTGATCTGGTCAAGGCCATGCGCGCCTGCCCCCAGCCCATCATCGCGGCGCTGGATGGCGTCTGCGCCGGGGCCGGCGCCATCATGGCCATGGCCTCGGACCTGCGCGTGGGCACGGCCCGCAGCAAGACGGCGTTTCTCTTCACCCGCGTGGGCCTGGCCGGCTGCGATATGGGTGCCTGCGCCATCCTGCCGCGCATCGTGGGCCAGGGCCGGGCCTCGGACCTGCTCTACAGCGGCCGCAGCCTGGGCGGCGAGGAGGGCTACCAATGGGGTTTTCTGAACCGCCTGCTGGAGCCCGAGGTGCTGCTGGAGAACGCCCTGAGCTGGGCCGGCGAGATCGCCAGCGGCCCCAGCTTCGGCCACGCCATGACCAAGAAGATGCTGCACCAGGAATGGGCCATGGGCGTGGATGAGGCCATCGAGTCCGAAGCCCAGGCCCAGGCCATCTGCATGATGACCCAGGACTTCCACCGCGCTTACCACGCCTTCGTGGCCAAGCAGCGGCCCGAGTTCAAGGGAGACTGA
- a CDS encoding MarR family winged helix-turn-helix transcriptional regulator, with product MLDDALPEPDLESRVNDRDHQALKLWLRLLACTTRIEDQIRQRLRADFGTTLPRFDLLAQLERHPDGLSMRELSQRLMVTGGNVTGITDQLEAEGLVQREPHPSDRRSFTVKLTAAGRRQFKRMAATHEGWIVELMAGWDKEQKSQVYELLAGLKTHLAETTRK from the coding sequence ATGCTGGACGACGCCCTGCCCGAACCCGATCTGGAATCGCGCGTCAATGACCGCGATCACCAGGCCCTCAAGCTCTGGCTGCGCCTACTGGCCTGCACCACGCGCATCGAGGACCAGATCCGCCAGCGCCTGCGCGCCGACTTCGGCACCACCCTGCCGCGCTTCGACCTGCTGGCCCAGCTGGAGCGCCACCCCGATGGCCTGAGCATGCGCGAGCTCTCGCAGCGCCTGATGGTGACCGGCGGCAATGTGACCGGCATCACCGACCAGCTGGAGGCCGAAGGTCTGGTGCAGCGCGAGCCGCACCCCAGCGACAGGCGCAGCTTCACGGTCAAGCTCACGGCGGCCGGCCGGCGCCAGTTCAAGCGCATGGCCGCCACGCACGAGGGCTGGATCGTCGAGCTGATGGCCGGCTGGGACAAGGAACAGAAAAGCCAGGTCTACGAGCTGCTGGCTGGCTTGAAGACGCATCTGGCCGAAACCACAAGGAAATGA